In Citrus sinensis cultivar Valencia sweet orange chromosome 4, DVS_A1.0, whole genome shotgun sequence, one DNA window encodes the following:
- the LOC107177731 gene encoding protein ENHANCED PSEUDOMONAS SUSCEPTIBILITY 1-like, with the protein MAAGGSASEMAGNSEQGIDSITKAEYVATSEAAKEAIWLCKFLRNLEVVPVLMEFQLLISLNPSMYLKLLASFSLLNGVKNIEGTSKTFLEVQVAKLKNRIFLACSTNISLKNCHYNSLVAVPPLQQRVFHFSREIIVKLKAKAIAEAGINRISSPQALAAYLCVRTRLQPQLPQEYVGNIVQRGRDNESESGKGKGATWNLTTNPLTEYGTGSNASAISNSPRFDVYGNDFGWGKPIAVTGGSASKRNGKATTSARVEKASADIEIRLSVETLQRLQNDAQFMDAASVIT; encoded by the exons ACTCAATAACTaaagctgaatatgtggctacatctgaagctgcaaaagaagctaTATGGCTCTGCAAGTTCCTACGAaatcttgaggtggtacctgtt CTGATGGAGTTTCAGTTGCTGATATCCTTGAACCCATCTATGTACTTGAAGTTATTGGCTTCTTTTTCCTTACTAAATGGGGTTAAGAACATTGAGGGTACATCCAAGACATTTCTTGAAGTGCAAGTAGCCAAGCTTAAGAATCGCATCTTTCTTGCTTGCTCCACAAACATTTCTCTT AAAAACTGTCATTACAACAGCTTGGTTGCTGTACCACCTCTGCAACAGAGAGTTTTTCACTTCTCAAGGGAAATCATCGTCAAGTTAAAAGCAAAGGCAATAGCTGAGGCTGGCATCAACAGAATTTCCTCACCACAAGCACTTGCGGCTTATCTAT GTGTTAGAACAAGACTACAGCCACAATTGCCACAAGAATACGTTGGAAATATAGTTCAGAGAGGACGTGACAATGAAAGCGAGTCAG GAAAAGGTAAAGGAGCTACTTGGAATCTGACAACTAACCCTCTTACAGAGTATGGCACCGGGAGTAATGCTTCGGCTATAAGTAATTCCCCAAGGTTCGACGTTTACGGTAATGATTTTGGGTGGGGAAAGCCTATTGCAGTAACAGGTGGATCGGCGAGCAAGAGGAATGGGAAGGCGACGACGTCTGCTCGAGTAGAAAAAGCAAGTGCGGACATTGAAATTCGCCTTTCAGTTGAGACACTGCAACGATTGCAAAATGATGCACAATTTATGGATGCTGCCAGCGTCATCACCTAA
- the LOC102618828 gene encoding protein CHUP1, chloroplastic: MIVRAGFLVAASIAAYAVKQLNLKASNSSAPLTKPSGNGEARFEQQQSQGKEKQQFTCPDGGLREKKREEEEEEEEVKLISSIFDRARGSSSNTDDEDILPEFEDLLSGEIEYQLPIDKYDEAEKNKVYETEMADNARELERLRSLVLELQEREVKLEGELLEYYGLKEQESDIVELQRQLKIKTVEIDMLNITINSLQAERKKLQEQIAQSSYVKKELEVARNKIKELQRQIQLDANQTKGQLLLLKQQVSGLQAKEEEAIKKDVELEKKLKSVKDLEVEVVELKRKNKELQIEKRELLVKQDAAESKISSLSNMTESEKVAKAREEVNNLRHANDDLLKQVEGLQMNRFSEVEELVYLRWVNACLRYELRNYQAPAGKTSARDLNKSLSPKSQERAKQLMLEYAGSERGQGDTDLESNFSHPSSPGSEDFDNASIDSSTSKYSNLSKKPSLIQKLKKWGKSKDDLSALSSPARSISGSSPSRMSMSHRPRGPLESLMLRNTSDSVAITTFGKMDQELPDLPETPTLPHIRTRVSSSDSLNTVSDSFQLMSKSVEGVLAEKYPAYKDRHKLALEREKQIKEKAEKARAYRFRDNSNFDSKHPTLPPKLALLKEKPIVSGDSSDQSHDDRAAESQTISKMKFSQIEKRPPRVFRPPPKPSGGAPAGTNANPSSGTPPAPPPPPGATPPPPPPPPPGGPPPPPPPPGSLPRGVGSGDKVQRAPELVEFYQTLMKREAKKDTSSLISSTSNTSDARSNMIGEIENKSSFLLAVKADVETQGDFVQSLAAEVRAASFTTVEDLVVFVNWLDEELSFLVDERAVLKHFDWPEGKADALREAAFEYQDLVKLEKQVSSFVDDPGLPCESALKKMYKLLEKVEQSVYALLRTRDMAISRYREFGIPVDWLLDTGVVGKIKLSSVQLARKYMKRVSTELEAMSRPEKEPNREFLLLQGVRFAFRVHQFAGGFDAESMKAFEVLRSRVHKQTVEDNKQEA; encoded by the exons ATGATAGTCAGGGCTGGATTCCTGGTTGCTGCTTCAATTGCGGCCTATGCAGTTAAGCAGCTCAACCTCAAAGCATCCAATTCATCGGCTCCTTTAACTAAACCCTCAG GGAATGGCGAGGCTAGATTTGAACAACAACAAAGTCAGGGGAAAGAGAAACAGCAGTTTACATGTCCTGATGGTGGCCTCAGAGAGAAGAAG AgggaggaagaagaagaggaagaagaggtTAAATTGATTAGCAGCATATTTGATCGAGCTCGTGGTAGCTCATCTAACACTGATGATGAAGATATTTTGCCTGAATTTGAAGACCTTTTATCTGGAGAGATTGAATACCAGTTACCTATTGACAAGTATGACGAGGCAGAGAAGAATAAAGTTTATGAAACTGAGATGGCAGACAATGCAAGGGAACTAGAACGCTTGCGCAGCCTAGTACTGGAATTACAGGAGAGGGAAGTAAAGCTTGAAGGCGAGTTGCTAGAGTACTATGGATTGAAGGAACAGGAATCAGATATTGTGGAATTACAAAGGCAACTCAAGATCAAGACAGTTGAGATTGATATGCTGAACATCACCATAAACTCCTTGCAGGCTGAGAGAAAGAAGCTTCAAGAACAGATTGCACAGAGTTCTTATGTAAAGAAGGAACTTGAGGTAGCAAGGAACAAGATCAAGGAGCTGCAGAGGCAAATTCAACTTGATGCTAACCAGACAAAGGGTCAATTATTGTTGCTCAAACAACAGGTTTCTGGTCTTCAGGCAAAAGAGGAAGAAGCCATCAAAAAAGATGTTGAGCTTGAGAAAAAGCTCAAATCTGTTAAGGACTTAGAAGTGGAAGTTGTGGAGCTTAagagaaagaataaagaaCTTCAAATTGAAAAGAGAGAATTGCTTGTTAAACAGGATGCCGCTGAATCAAAAATATCATCCCTCTCCAACATGACAGAG AGTGAAAAGGTTGCCAAGGCGAGAGAGGAGGTTAATAACTTGAGGCATGCAAATGACGATCTATTAAAGCAAGTTGAAGGACTTCAGATGAACAGGTTCAGTGAAGTTGAAGAGTTAGTGTACCTTCGGTGGGTCAATGCATGCTTGAGGTATGAGCTCCGGAACTACCAGGCACCTGCAGGGAAAACTTCTGCTCGTGATCTCAACAAGAGCCTAAGCCCCAAATCTCAAGAAAGGGCTAAACAGCTGATGTTAGAATATGCTGGATCAGAACGTGGGCAAGGTGACACAGATCTTGAAAGCAACTTTTCCCATCCTTCCTCACCTGGAAGCGAGGATTTTGACAATGCTTCAATTGATAGTTCCACTAGTAAGTACAGTAACCTCAGTAAGAAACCAAGCTTAATCCAGAAGCTGAAGAAATGGGGCAAAAGCAAAGATGATTTAAGTGCTCTTTCATCACCAGCAAGATCTATTTCAGGTAGCTCTCCAAGCAGGATGAGCATGAGCCATCGACCAAGGGGTCCATTGGAATCTTTGATGCTGAGGAATACAAGTGATAGTGTGGCCATCACTACATTTGGGAAAATGGACCAGGAATTACCTGATTTGCCAGAAACTCCAACCCTCCCACACATTAGAACACGGGTTTCTTCCAGTGACTCACTGAACACTGTTTCAGATTCATTCCAGTTGATGTCAAAATCAGTAGAAGGAGTTCTAGCGGAAAAATATCCTGCATACAAAGACCGGCACAAGTTGGCCTTAGAAAGGGAGAAGCaaattaaggaaaaagcaGAGAAAGCAAGAGCTTACAGGTTTCGTgacaattcaaattttgactCCAAACACCCTACCTTGCCACCAAAACTTGCTCTATTAAAAGAGAAGCCAATAGTTTCTGGTGATTCAAGTGATCAATCACATGATGACAGGGCTGCTGAATCTCAAACAATaagcaaaatgaaattttccCAAATTGAAAAGAGGCCTCCTAGAGTGTTTAGACCACCTCCTAAACCGTCTGGTGGTGCTCCTGCTGGTACAAATGCAAATCCTTCCAGTGGCACACCACCAGCTCCACCTCCTCCACCTGGTGCTACTCCACCTCCACCCCCACCACCGCCACCAGGTGGACCACCTCCTCCACCTCCTCCGCCAGGAAGCTTGCCGAGAGGAGTGGGAAGTGGTGATAAAGTTCAACGAGCTCCTGAACTTGTTGAATTTTATCAGACATTGATGAAACGTGAGGCAAAGAAGGATACATCATCCTTGATTTCATCCACTTCTAATACATCAGATGCTAGGAGCAACATGATTGGGGAGATTGAGAACAAATCATCATTCCTTTTAGCT GTGAAAGCCGATGTGGAAACTCAAGGTGATTTTGTCCAGTCATTGGCAGCTGAAGTTAGAGCAGCTTCCTTCACAACTGTAGAAGATTTAGTGGTCTTTGTGAACTGGCTGGACGAGGAACTCTCCTTCTTG GTTGACGAGCGGGCTGTTCTCAAGCACTTTGATTGGCCTGAAGGGAAAGCAGATGCATTAAGAGAGGCTGCTTTTGAGTACCAGGACCTAGTGAAATTGGAAAAGCAAGTGTCCTCTTTTGTTGATGATCCTGGCCTCCCATGTGAATCTGCACTAAAGAAGATGTACAAATTGCTTGAAAA AGTGGAACAGAGTGTTTATGCATTGTTGCGTACAAGAGACATGGCTATTTCACGATATAGAGAATTTGGAATTCCAGTTGATTGGTTGCTAGACACTGGAGTTGTTGGCAAG ATCAAGCTCTCTTCCGTGCAATTGGCAAGGAAGTACATGAAACGTGTTTCAACTGAACTTGAAGCTATGAGCAGACCGGAGAAGGAACCAAACAGAGAGTTTTTACTTCTGCAAGGTGTCCGTTTTGCTTTTCGTGTTCACCAG TTTGCTGGAGGCTTTGATGCGGAGAGCATGAAGGCATTTGAAGTGCTAAGGAGCCGTGTTCATAAACAAACTGTGGAAGACAACAAGCAGGAAGCATGA
- the LOC102618545 gene encoding uncharacterized protein LOC102618545 has translation MSSSTSTATTPPFLLVRRRIDNLSPTSHLRPRKSKLLGRLSVSASLSHLTWLSPQLIDNNDYNGWAIVQSPPPPTKTKKGLPLVVIGGVVGSSLALVLAAISYFSFSRKGFKLQLGSPLNALHDILIWNETKSRERKAVDSVETDASSIAGAESVADETSGTVVSGSVDKIERVIPSVAVDSTQQEALSVLKKLKIIEEDVNADELCTRREYARWLVRINSLLERNPKLRIVPCKSLSGTVVAAFNDVDVEDPDIESIQALAEAGVIPSQLLGKHYGSDGSKGQGGIYFFPERFISRYDLINWKAQVDYEVKPDIVEQISRTKMSYMDVREINSEASLGLFMDMLAGEKSIARRVFGQSKRFQPNKPSTKAQAAVALTSGRMAKAISNELSRLEAERSSRQAEMAEIRSQLFDSGDIQRWWDKKFSEERARGFEVEKLYIAARCDLEEELIVQEKNYAEDLKEKAAMDCQRQLLLNLKDEVDEMSGRLESERATYVAEKCTLQDTLSDLQTKLEGLLDTKSRSEAEKEALRILRSWVEDEARKSQARAKVLEEVTRRWRWGNHA, from the exons ATGAGTTCATCCACATCCACAGCCACGACTCCTCCATTTCTCCTCGTACGACGCCGAATTGACAATCTCTCCCCAACGTCCCATCTCAGACCTAGGAAATCCAAGTTACTAGGACGCCTCTCAGTCTCAGCTTCTCTCTCTCACCTCACCTGGCTCTCGCCTCAACTCATCGATAACAACGATTACAATGGCTGGGCCATTGTTCAATCACCACCTCCTCCCACCAAAACCAAGAAAG GTTTGCCTCTTGTTGTGATTGGAGGTGTTGTGGGTTCTTCACTTGCTCTTGTACTTGCTGCCATTTCTTACTTCTCATTTTCTAGAAAAG GGTTCAAGCTTCAATTGGGTAGTCCGCTGAATGCTCTgcatgatattttaatttggaaCGAAACAAAATCCAGGGAAAGGAAAGCCGTGGACTCTGTTGAAACAGATGCCTCCAGCATCGCTGGTGCAGAGTCTGTAGCCGATGAGACTAGTGGAACTGTTGTTTCAG GATCAGTGGACAAGATTGAGCGTGTTATACCATCCGTTGCGGTGGATTCTACTCAACAAGAAGCTTtgtctgttttgaagaaactGAAG ATCATTGAAGAAGATGTAAATGCTGATGAATTGTGTACTAGAAGGGAATATGCCAGATGGCTTGTtcgtatcaattcattattggAAAG GAATCCAAAGCTCAGGATTGTTCCATGCAAATCACTTTCTGGGACTGTGGTTGCAGCTTTTAATGATGTGGATGTTGAAGACCCGGATATTGAGTCTATCCAAG CACTGGCAGAGGCTGGTGTCATTCCCAGCCAGCTCCTGGGAAAGCATTATGGTTCCGATGGTTCAAAAGGGCAGGGAGGCATCTATTTTTTTCCTGAGAG GTTTATCTCTCGATATGATCTTATAAATTGGAAAGCCCAAGTCGATTATGAAGTCAAGCCAGATATAGTAGAGCAG ATATCAAGAACAAAAATGAGTTATATGGATGTGAGGGAGATCAATTCAGAAGCTTCTCTAGGACTTTTCATGGATATGTTGGCTGGGGAAAAGAGCATAGCCAGAAGAGTTTTTG GTCAGAGCAAGCGGTTTCAACCAAATAAACCCTCAACGAAAGCACAAGCTGCGGTGGCATTGACAAGTGGAAGGATGGCAAAAGCTATTAGTAATGAATTATCAAGATTAGAAGCTGAAAGGTCTTCAAGGCAAGCTGAAATGGCAGAAATTAGATCCCAGTTGTTTGATAGTGGGGACATACAAAGGTGGTGGGATAAGAAGTTCAGTGAAGAGAGAGCTCGTGGTTTTGAGGTGGAGAAGCTTTATATTGCTGCACGTTGCGACTTGGAGGAGGAGTTGATTGTTCAAGAGAAGAACTATGCCGAGGATTTAAAGGAGAAGGCAGCTATGGACTGTCAGAGGCAACTGCTTCTTAATCTGAAGGACGAGGTTGATGAGATGTCTGGAAGGCTTGAATCTGAGAGGGCTACATATGTGGCTGAGAAGTGTACATTACAAGATACACTCAGTGATTTACAGACCAAACTGGAAGGACTTCTTGATACAAAGTCTAGATCGGAAGCTGAGAAAGAAGCTCTTCGAATCCTTAG ATCTTGGGTAGAGGATGAAGCAAGGAAAAGCCAAGCTCGTGCTAAGGTTCTTGAGGAGGTGACCCGAAGGTGGAGATGGGGCAATCATGCTTGA
- the LOC102618261 gene encoding probable transmembrane ascorbate ferrireductase 4 — translation MAAVSASWLPLLFFARASGLVVAALVLTWALAFKSSFLPHSSSQEDLIYAVLHPLLMVIGFIIISGEAILVHRWLPGSRNLKKSVHLCLQGLALACGIFGIWTKFHGIDGVVANFYSLHSWMGLICVSLFGAQWMMGFLSFWHRAEVRMTRVRVLPWHIFLGLYTYGLAVATAETGLLEKLTFLQTRRNVYKSCPESMVVNSLGLGLALLSGFVIFAAVSPKSHVPVNKPKCLSS, via the exons ATGGCCGCAGTATCTGCTTCATGGCTTCCACTTCTCTTCTTTGCCAGAGCATCAGGGCTTGTAGTTGCAGCTTTAGTTCTCACTTGGGCTCTTGCTTTCAAGTCCAGCTTCCTCCCTCATTCTTCCTCCCAAGAAGACCTCATCTATGCC GTGCTTCATCCTTTGTTAATGGTGATTGGTTTCATTATCATCAGTGGAGAAG CTATTTTGGTGCATAGATGGTTGCCTGGTTCAAGGAATTTGAAGAAATCAGTGCATTTGTGTCTTCAAGGACTGGCTTTGGCTTGTGGGATTTTTGGGATTTGGACCAAGTTCCATGGCATAGATGGGGTTGTGGCTAATTTCTACAGCCTTCATTCTTGGATGGGTTTAATCTGTGTTTCCTTGTTTGGTGCTCAG TGGATGATGGGTTTCTTGAGCTTTTGGCATCGAGCTGAGGTGCGGATGACTAGAGTAAGGGTTTTGCCGTGGCACATTTTCCTTGGCCTCTACACGTACGGCCTGGCGGTGGCGACTGCCGAAACAGGGCTTTTGGAGAAGCTGACATTCTTGCAAACGAGGAGAAATGTATATAAAAGCTGCCCAGAATCCATGGTGGTTAATAGTTTAGGACTTGGATTAGCCTTGCTTAGCGGCTTTGTAATATTCGCTGCTGTTTCTCCAAAGTCCCATGTCCCTGTAAATAAACCCAAATGCTTGTCTTCTTGA
- the LOC102619909 gene encoding clavaminate synthase-like protein At3g21360, translating into MEYSCKDFKVGKCEGEKVVDGESMPLVLHPQEPNKSDLESLLLALKTNKDWFEQMIIKNSAVLLRGFDVKNAQDFNEIVEAFGWDDIRYVGPAPRTHVYKRVWTANEGPLSEFIYYHHEMVLISEYPKKLILFCEVPPPEGGQTPFVPSFKITERMLEEFPEAVEEMDSKGLKYSFTALSKNDTASMRGRGWEDAFGTSDRAEAEKRCKALGMDLEWQPDGSVKTVLGPRALTKVFDGRKGRRMWFNTVVGMHGKEISSACMADGTEIPENVVKRCEEIIEDESIQFKWEKGDVLFLDNLAVLHGRRPSMPPRKVLVATCK; encoded by the exons ATGGAGTATTCTTGCAAGGACTTCAAGGTGGGAAAATGTGAAGGAGAAAAGGTTGTGGATGGTGAGAGCATGCCCCTAGTGCTACACCCACAAGAGCCAAACAAGAGTGACTTGGAATCACTTCTCTTGGCTCTTAAGACCAACAAAGACTGGTTCGAGCAGAtgattattaaaaatagtGCAGTTTTGCTTCGAGGTTTTGACGTGAAAAATGCACAAGACTTCAATGAGATCGTTGAAGCCTTTGGGTGGGACGATATTCGTTATGTAGGACCAGCACCTCGAACCCATGTGTACAAACGAGTGTGGACTGCCAATGAAGGACCCCTCTCCGAGTTCATTTACTATCATCATGAAATGGTTTTG ATATCGGAATACCCCAAGAAATTGATACTGTTCTGCGAGGTGCCGCCCCCAGAAGGAGGACAGACACCCTTTGTTCCAAGCTTTAAAATAACAGAACGGATGCTAGAAGAGTTCCCAGAAGCTGTGGAGGAAATGGATTCCAAGGGATTAAAGTACTCATTCACAGCTCTTAGCAAAAATGACACCGCCTCCATGAGAGGTCGAGGTTGGGAGGATGCCTTTGGAACATCAGATCGTGCAGAAGCCGAGAAAAG ATGCAAAGCTCTAGGGATGGATCTGGAGTGGCAGCCAGATGGTAGTGTGAAGACAGTATTGGGGCCGCGAGCCTTAACCAAGGTGTTTGATGGCAGAAAAGGGAGGAGGATGTGGTTCAACACCGTTGTTGGCATGCATGGGAAGGAGATTAGCTCGGCCTGCATGGCGGATGGGACTGAGATTCCGGAAAATGTAGTGAAGAGATGTGAAGAGATCATTGAAGACGAGAGCATCCAGTTTAAGTGGGAAAAGGGTGATgttcttttcttagataacTTGGCTGTGCTCCATGGAAGAAGGCCTTCTATGCCTCCAAGAAAGGTCTTAGTCGCGACATGCAAGTAG